AACCCCAGGCCATTGCTTCTGTCTGCTGAAAGGTGCACGGGCCCAGGGTACCGTTTTGCTGCTCTACACCACATTTATAGCAATGGAGAGAAAACTAGGcaatataatataaacacataACAGCCATTCAACTGTCTCAATGGATGAAAAGATTACTAAGTCCGGGAGAGAAAATCATTATGAGGCCAAGTTTGCCAAGAGACAGAGATAGTAAAACAAACTGATCTTGTTGTTGGAGCATCATTTTAAGAAGAAATTATCTCCCATCGCTAACCAGCCACCAAGAAACTAATGTGGATTCCCTCTGTATTATGTATCTTTGAAATTGCACGGTCAGTTCTTCCCTTACTGGACTTCAAATGTAATTCTGCCCACAAAAAATAGGAATTTATTTAGGACACATCCACATCTTTAATTTGCATTCTTTTATTTGTTGTGGGGATCACAGATCGATAGTTCACTGCAAAACTCCTCTCTGAGCTGCTCTATTCTGTATTTGTACTTGTCTGCCATAGCCATAGATACTTTTGTGGCGGCTTTGGTCAAACCAAATGCTCAAAGAGTGAACCCTCTTTTATTTCTATGAAATGCTTTCATAAATTGCCCGAGACCATAGTATAAATGATCCTATAGTCTGAATGAATGGATAGACACGGATTCATCTATTAGGCAACAAATGCATGGCTTTGAATAAAGATGACTActaatgagtgaatttttttggcgaaattccacatttcatcatctgcaatttttttcccgCGAAACTGCTGCATAACTTTGgtgcaacagaaaaaaaactgtcgcAGTGACAAAaaggtcgccataagaaaaatgcccattgacatttggagcaagaaaaaatgttgacgcccattgacaatGCGTTATGTGAATTGTTTTGTAGTTTCTCAAAATTTTCAGTGAAATGagacgggacagattcgctcatcactaaagaTGACCAGGCACTGCCAACATTGCTGACTTGGCCATTCCTAATGGAGTATGCAGGTTGTTTATGGGGTCATGACaaattcaaccaacagatggttaGATATCAAGGTTAGAAGTCTGGAAAATGTTCCCAGGCAAGGGCTGCATGAAATGATTGAATAATTGGCATGGGGGACAAGTGAGCATATCAgtctgtttttgcctttacatagtCAAATGACcagtttgaagtaaaaaaaaaaaatgcactgaaaaAAGTACTGCCATGCTGTAATGTTTTGACATCAGGCTAAAGGCCCAGGATCACTGTTACATTGATACATTTACACTGAATATTTTTAGAGTGGGCCTTTTTACCAGAATTCCTTATACTTTGCATACAAAATAAGCACAGCATCTAATCAACCAAAAAGCTTTTTCTTCTGGCATCTAGTTACAAAtagccatttttaaaatatatttccaaaacTCATCCCACAATGAGTGGTTGGCTTAGAGAAGTAGTTCTCTGCATAGTGCACATTTTCTTGACACCCTAGGCCCacatatatgtattaaaatatctATATGTTTTGAAGACTAACTAATTAAAGAATCCCCTGGGAATGTAATGGATTTATTTAGAGCTTGCGGGGCAGAGTGTAAGGTATAAAATACAGGCGCATACTGTCTGCTCCATGGTGAAGACCCAGAGGCACAAGTCTTTGTACAAGGGGTGTATTGCATGTAGGCATATGTTATCCAACTTACTACCTGCTCCCTAACTTATGTGTCATTCAGACTTGATAGGGGTCTCAGTGGGTCCATGTAGCTTTGGTCCATACTCCCTACCTACCTATAGCAAGGGCTGCCttgcaccttgtgctggattCAGTGCAGTGCAAGATAACTGGCAAATGCCAACACAAAACCATGTGGGGTAAAGCACTAACCAggccagaaaaagaaaactaAGTATTACTCAGCATGACTAAGTGACTTGGGGAACAATACGTGTAAGGTTTTTTGTAAGAAACAGCATACAGTTTACAGTAATTGTTTATTTatagaagaaaataaacaattacaAGGCCAGAATATTCAGTACATTTTCATAAACAAGTATTATTTTCCACTAACACACCACTCATTGGACCAACATAATAGAAAATTACTGTATTAAGCAGGAAATGATCTGCCTAATGTGTTGCTATAAAAGCTATCATATTATATGTTCCATCAGCCAACCTATTAATCACTATTCAAACTTGTCTTTGTGGTGTGGAAAGCACTGGATCACACATACATATATGAGTATTGCATTGCAGGTAGCAAAAGTAGTGGGTAAGCTatagatgttgcctatagtagcagtagggataatagtccctgggaagggagtgtggctgtgggatagcaggtttagtagggagagattgtgcctatagtaacagtgggataatagtctctgggaagggagtgtgactgtgggataacaggtatagtagggagagatggtgcctatagtaacagtgggataatagtctctgggaagggagtgtggctgtgggatagcaggcatagtagggagagatggtgcttatagtaacagtgggataatagtctctgggaagggacagtaactgtgggatagcaggtatagtagggagagatggtgcctatagtaacagggggataatagtctctgggaatggagtgtgactgtgggatagggatgtagcgaacagttcgcgcgaacttcgaccgttcgcgtccgcctaatgttcgcgaatgtttgggaacgttcgcaatttgagttcgcgaccattcgaccgctaaaatcgaacgatttccattcgttcgaacgatttccattcgttcgaacgattaaaatccctcgaccgttcgattcgaatgaaaatccttcgatcgaacgatgaaaatccttcaaacgttcgaatcgaacgattttgcgggtgttcgaagctcgcgaacggttcgcgaaccgttcgcattttttgccggtgttcgcgaacggcgttcgcgaacaccaaaacggcggttcgctacatccctactgtgggataacaggtatagtagggagagatggtgcctatagtaacagtgggataatagtctctgggaagggagtgtggctgtgggatagcaggtatagtagggagagatggtgcttatagtaacagtgggataatagtctctgggaagggacagtaactgtgggatagcaggtatagtagggagagatggtgcctatagtaacagtggataatagtctctgggaatggagtgtgactgtgggatagcaggtatagtagggagagatggtgcctatagtaacagggggataatagtctctgggaatggagtgtgactgtgggatagcaggtatagtagggagagatggtgcctatagtaacagtgggataatagtctctgggaagggactgtgactgtgagatagcaggtatagtagggagagatgttgcctatagtaacagtgggataatagtctctgggaagggagtgtgactgtgggataacaggtatagtagggagagatggtgcctatagtaacagtgggataatagtctctgggaagggagtgtggctgtgggataacaggtatagtagttagagatggtgcctatagtagcagtttgATCATAGTCTCCAGGAAGGGATTGCTAAAACACTACTGTCCTGCAGCAGTATCAAATCAAAAAGAAGGGAAAACCATCAGTTTCAGGATGCCTATTTTATCCAAGTATGTATCGCTTTAAAATAATTCAGCAATGGTagacacattaaaggaacagtaatacttgaaaactttgaaaacgttgctctgatgcaaaatattatataaatttaaaCATAGTCACACTACATTTGCTcttatttttcttcaaaaaacagcaaaaaaaacaccatatgttcgcttgtctcagaatattactatcTAAGTCACTGTAAAAAATCAATGTTGAGGTGAACATTCCTTTTAGTATGGTGCAACACTCACCCACTCCCCATCTGGCTAAGAGAGTACAGCCAGCTCCATCCATCAAGCAAAGTCTTATTTTTCCTATTTTCCTTTCTGCAATTGGAACACCCTTTCCTCTCAGACCAGGGATCACCAGCATGTGCTGCTCTAGCGTTTGTCAAAACAAAGGCTTTCAGGGGaggctggaagttgtagtttaacaatagGCTTTAATGCTGTTTTATCCAACATATTACTGCACCTCCATTATCCATTTAGAGACATACCTCTATCATATATTTGTTACTGTTGTCCTGGGATATGCAACTTGCCATTTTGTTTAGCAACAAAGAAATTATAGAAAATATCCAATAAAgccatccagggtcggactgggggcccggggcccaccggcaCTGCTGTCCCAGGGGCCCCTCTGGCCTTTCTTGCTTAGCCGGCATGCTGACCCACTGCGCTGTGTGTGAGAATGCGCGCACGAAATCTGGAAATCTGGCCTTGCTCATGAGTAAATCACTATTGCACTCATTGCGCTGTCCCTTTTTGACCCCTTCTGACACTGATTTTTAAGCACGGAGTGGGAGGGGAAGCAGCATCTGCAGCAGCCCCAGATAGCCCCTCAGAGCACAGGATGCTGGGAAGAGTATGTAGTAGGCACTAAGACGAAAAATACCCCAGGCCGGTACAATTTTGCCGGCCTAGCATATGAAATAATGGGGGTCTAACAATTTGCCACCACCCATTGATTCAGCTTTTCCATTCCTTTAAAGATACTACTAGGACATAGACCTTATATAGACTGTAAAGTAGTATGCATATTTTAGACACTTGCCTgtaagctgccatattgttttccacaGGGAAGAGGACAGTTTCGGTAAGATAAATTAACTAAACACAACAGAAAAACCAAAGGTAACAGTATGTAAACAATTCCTTCAATGAAATGAAACAGATAAAAAGGAGGAATGGGTTTTCCAAGTTCTCACCTGGCTGGTTTCATTCAGAGGTGGATATAACACCTCTGTTTCATTGACCAGGCTTTTCAGCTGAGGAAAATTTAATGGTCTCATGAAGTTGATATCACTTTTATCTGACACTGTGGAAAAACAAGACCTATAGCACTGACCCTGTGGATCCGTCTGGGCCATTCTTACTTCCATGTACTTGAGTGTACCGTCCGTGTTCAGATGAAGGGTTGGCTGACAAGGTTCAGAGTAATACTTGGGCTCATATTCATTTTTGCAACACCAACCTGGGCTGTGGGCATCCCTTTTGAGACACTTAACGAGCAATATGACAAAGGTGATAAAAGATACAGAACTGATAGCCACCAgagaaataattaaatacatgGTTATATCGGCATTGCTGGTGGaactgtgaaaaaaatctgatgttttGGTGTTTTCTTGCACGGTACCTTCTTCCAGTATGACAAGTAATATTACTGTGGCAGATAAAGAAGGCTCTCCATGGTCACTGACTGATACAGTCAAGTATTGCTCAGGTGTGTCTGTTTCCTGGAAAGCTCGGATGGTTCGGATTTCACCTGTGTGAGCCGATACATGAAACAAAGATGGATCCGTGGCATCAAGAATATTGTAAGATAACCATGAATTGTATCCAGAATCAGCATCCACCGCTGTCACTTTTGTAACCAAATATCCAGGAGGAGAAGACTTGGGAATCTTCCTCTGAATGGGGTCCTCAAGGGAAAGGTCTGGATGAAATATAGCAGGGGCGTTATCATTTgtatccaaaatgaaaatgtaaatggtggtgttggaaaacatttttggcaCTCCAGAATCTTCAACTTTAACGGGAACTTGCAAAACTTGGACTTGCTCGTAGTCAAAGGACCGCTGAGCATAAATATTTCCGCTTTTTGAATCGATGTACACAAAGGAGGAGATTGGGGTGCTTGCCGGTGCATTTTCCACAATGGAGTAAACCAAGTTGGCATTCTCCCCCTCGTCAGGATCAAAAGCAGATAGCTGAAACAGCAACTGGCCTGGCTCATTATTTTCTTGTATACTGGCACTGAGAGTGGCATGAGTAAATGTTGGGCAGTTGTCATTGACGTctgcaatatttaaaataatcttaTGTTGTGTATGAAGGGGGGGATCCCCCAGATCACTTGCACTAAGCTCAATGATATACTGGGCTACTTTTTCTCGGTCTAGAGTCCTATCTGTGACTAAGGAGTAATGATCATCAAAAGATTTCAATTTAAAGGGTATATTTGGTGGTAGCGCTAGTCTTACTTGCCCGTTTTGCCCTGAATCTCGATCTTTTACATTAAAAAGGCCGACAACTGTTCCAACCACTGTGTCTTCAGGAACTGCTTTCATCAAAGATGTTATGAGGATCTCTGGGGAATTATCATTCGCATCTTCAACTTCTACATAAATAGTACAGTGCCCTTCCAATTCTGGCACCCCCTTGTCCCTTGCTTTAACGGGTATCTCAAAAGAGCTTGACTCCTCATAATCTATAGGACCAATGGTAGAGATGACACCTGTCTTTTGATTTATGGCAAATAATCTTTGAATTGAAGCAGATGTGTGGTCATCAAAGGAATATTCTATTTCCCCGTTGGCACCTTCATCGTTATCAGTGGCGTTTAGCTGCAGTAAAATTGTATTCAAAGGGACATTTTCACGTATGGTACATTTAAAAGAGTTCTTTTCAAATTTGGGTGCGTTATCATTAAAATCCATGACTATAACATTTATCTGGGAGGTACCTGACCTAGGTGGACTACCTCCATCTACAGCAGTGAGGATCAGATGATGCTCACCTTTCTCTTCTCTATCAAGGTTTTTTTCTAGCAACAGCTCAGGAATAAGAGTTCCATCACTCCTTTTTTTCACGGACAGTGAAAAGTAAGGATTGGGGTTTAAACTATATTGTTTAATGCCATTAACCCCTGCATCCAGATCATGTGCACTTTCCAGGGGAAACCTGGTACCCGGGTTTGCCAGCAACTCTAGGATTTTTATAGTACGTTGAGCCGTGGAAAACACAGGAGAGTTGTCATTTATATCCAAGATCTCAACTACCAGACGGTGCAGTTGCAAAGGATCTTCAATAACTACTTCGACAGGCAATGAGCAAATGGTACTGGAGCCACACAGAGATTCCCTGTCTATCTTTTCATTTACAGTCAGAGCTCCATTTTCCCAGTTCACAGAAAAGTATTTCCTGCTTCCCTCTGATCCCATTCTTAGCTTTCTCCTAGAAACATCGGTAATTTTAAGCCCCAAATCCTGAGCTACATTTCCTACAAAAGTCCCCGGATCAGATTCCTCAACAACAGAATATCGAAGCTGCCCAGAGACCCAGCCCCAGCTACAAAGGCACACGAATTGTACTACTTGCCATTTCCAAGTCCTTGCTGAGTTTAGGATGagcataatttaaatctttcctCCTGCCAGTCCACTTGCAGATGTATCTTTGTAATCCCAAGAAAGAATCCACGGTGTATGCTGTACTGGAAGTTCCAagtaacaaaatgttttcatCTGTAGCCTTAGAAGTTAAACTTTTCCGCGCGATTTTTCAGGGAACAGCAGCTCTGCTTTCCGTGCTTTCTGTGCAAAAGGAAGCATTCAGGAAACCAGCAGGGAGAGAATGGATGACAACAAAATCACTGAAAAGCTGATTGGTTGTGAGTTGCCCTCTACTGGTCAAAGCTGTAAACTCccttataattaaaacaaatgaatctatattttgttaatgaaatataTTCTCAGCAATTGGCACAGTGCAACAGAAAGGTTATAGCAATTTAGACTGGGAAGGCAAAGAATCATACTAcggaatacaaaaatataaaatgcgaatatatatatatatatatatatatatatatatatatatatatatatatatatatatatatatatgtgtgtgtatatatatatatatatatatatacacacatgtatgcataactttttaaattaatgGAGTGCTCctatttgtgttaacattttttaaaatttttattaacattttatattttatttatatatattttttatatatttgtgtgtgtatatttatttaatactgtatttaattgTGTACTATATTATTTTGACagacatttttattaaacattttgaaaccataaattgtatgttaaatatattattatcatgtatttatagagcaccaacatatttcgcagcgctgtaaagtaaatgtttatACAGCTAAATCACATTAATTGCATATGTAGAACATatgaagttacatacatcacaaccaaaacaggttcaaaaagttaaggaaggccctgtgcaaaagggcttacaatctaaaagggaataagacacaaggtgagggagtgggcaagatcagaattaagtgggtgagagatgtggtactgtatgtggtgttacatttggtagttaagcaaagTGAGGTTAGGCTTCTCTAAATTAGTGCATTtcaagagatttcttgaaagcagaaaggttgggagaaagttggacagaccgtgggaaaGAATTCCAGacgaggggtgcagcccttgcaaagtcttgaatgcgagcatgtgaggagttaATGAGAGAaaagttgagtagcaggtcagtagaggagcgtagtaagtggttggctaagtatatagagatgagttcagagatgaaTATATGACAACAGTGTTAAAATAAActttagggatcatttacaatttagacacaaatcaccatgttttttgctcAAAATGCAGTCCCCCCCACACTGTAATTAAACAGTAATTGCAGCCAGATTCTGCGCTGTGTCACCACAGCATCACAATGTACACTATTGCTCTAGTGTGTTGATGGAAATCAGGTGCTTCAGAGTATGGGTTGTGCTACTTTCAGAGTGCTTGTCTGATGAAACCCTCTGTGGGATCCCTGGAGCTACAGCCAGGTACAGAGTGGTGGTAACTTCAGGTTACCAAGCATCAAAAGACTCAGTAAGAGGTAGGATGGATGCATTAGCAACCATGTGGAGGTGCAGTAGCATGGACAAACAGGGTGTAACTAGCAGGAATGAGCTTACGATGTGTGATGGCGAACGCTACCATCGTGCAATGCATTGTCACTAGTGATGATCAGATTTTTTCACCAGCTATGGATTCATGGTGAAATTCAGCATTTTCACTGCTCCAAAAATTTGATACCGAAAAATGAACCACGACAAAGATGTCACAGAGACAATAATGTCAcggagacaaaaaaagtcgcataaggaaaaacacccattgattttaatgcatttggaaaaaaaaaagttgccacaaaaaaaactcccactgaatttaatgtattttgtcctgcgcataaaaaaaatttgatgcccattgacttcaatgttcgctaattttttcgccgtttcgagaatttctcATCACTAATGCCATTCCTCCAGCCGGCTGAAAATTTCAGttaaagaaaactgaaaactgaagTATAGGCAGGAACTGCCCCCCTTCTGTTGCGCTCTAGGCACCtgccacttctgcctacccctagttccgggccaAGGCATATTCTTTCTAGTTTGCAACAGGTCTGTCATTTCACACAGTTTAGTGGAAAAAGATCGGCTGGAATTCTAAGAATTTAAATCAACGCAGCTGTACCTAAAACATCACAATAATCAAAACATTCAGTGAGGCCATGGTCTTGAACACAGAGCACACGAAAACATGTTATATACTAGTAGGTTCATTTCTAGCAGAATAAAATGACCTAAATATATCTGTGTGACTTTGTTTAGTGCTGCACTTGCCCTAGGGTGGCACAAACCAACAGAACTAATGGCAACGTCTAGtattttaaattgaaatattGATTCTAAAAGTCACTGAAAATATGCAATTTGTTTTGCTTACTATGAGAATGTTACCTTCATGtccacaaacccccccaaaattatatttattgttttacctATCACAAATCAGTGAATAAACATACAGTGTATTTCTCATACTGTGCAATGACATATGCATGGCGGTTCCTCGGATACGTGTTTGTGTCACGTCTGGCATTGAATCACTGGAGCAAATACAGAAATGATAAACTACTTAATCGTGACCTTGTTTTGCAAAACATCTGCCAGGCACAGCTATGAGGCTTAGCACAAAGATGGATAAAACAGATTTGTAACATTGATCAATTGACAGGGTTTTCGCAGAGGCAGAAGTACTATTCATGTTTTGCACCACTTCCAACTGTTTTCATTCTAGCCATACAGTTTTCTAGTTCTAGGTACACCCACGTAACAGAAACAGTGTATTTCCATATTTAAAGCCATTTGGCAGCATTCGGTGACACCATCTGCTTAGTAGAGCAAATGTAAGATAAAAAGACAAGGATCTGAGCAGCATTTTCTGCCAAGAGCAGCAAATGCCAGTGCCACGTATGGATGGATATCTTGAGCCAATGCACAAAAAATATGAGCAGGGGTTTATAGCAAAAAGGCACAAtggacatttaaataataaaactgtagaaaTAGAAGGAAACCAAATAAAGTACGCATTTTAAACGTTACTCCCCCGCACCCATGCTTCTCTTAATGACTGTGGTTCAGGTAGCTCAAAATGAGACAAAGAAGGATTATAGGAATAGAAAGAATAAAAGCACAGCTTCAGCCTTTATGGCACCTTgttctatatacagtaggtgagaAGATATATGTCAATGTTTTAAGCTGAGTTTTTTGAGGTTGCAAATAACCTAcacaggctcatttataaacaataggCAAATTTTCTTCTGGgccgtaacccatagcaaccaatcaatgattttttttttagccagctgcaggcaGAACAATGGAAGACAACACctgatttgcccagtgtttataatgaTCCCAAAGGAAATTGGCCAATTGGCAAGTACTTATATACGTACATGTGAAGCAGTTTAtataatcataaatatataaatcattgatactgatatattttataagcaaacaaatacatattttaaattttttcagagTGTGGTGTCTTTAGGGTGATGactattagcgatgggcgaataaatttggcaggcatggatttgcagcaaattttctcaTTTTGCAGACAGCGAATGTTTTAGCGAAACTGCACCAAAAAATcgctggaaaaaaaatgcaccGCAACAACATTCttttgttgcgtgtcaaaattggcATGTACATAAAACTTGTcgcacaacaaattaattttgacgcccattgactt
Above is a genomic segment from Xenopus laevis strain J_2021 chromosome 3L, Xenopus_laevis_v10.1, whole genome shotgun sequence containing:
- the pcdhga3.L gene encoding protocadherin gamma subfamily A, 3 L homeolog isoform X15, producing MLILNSARTWKWQVVQFVCLCSWGWVSGQLRYSVVEESDPGTFVGNVAQDLGLKITDVSRRKLRMGSEGSRKYFSVNWENGALTVNEKIDRESLCGSSTICSLPVEVVIEDPLQLHRLVVEILDINDNSPVFSTAQRTIKILELLANPGTRFPLESAHDLDAGVNGIKQYSLNPNPYFSLSVKKRSDGTLIPELLLEKNLDREEKGEHHLILTAVDGGSPPRSGTSQINVIVMDFNDNAPKFEKNSFKCTIRENVPLNTILLQLNATDNDEGANGEIEYSFDDHTSASIQRLFAINQKTGVISTIGPIDYEESSSFEIPVKARDKGVPELEGHCTIYVEVEDANDNSPEILITSLMKAVPEDTVVGTVVGLFNVKDRDSGQNGQVRLALPPNIPFKLKSFDDHYSLVTDRTLDREKVAQYIIELSASDLGDPPLHTQHKIILNIADVNDNCPTFTHATLSASIQENNEPGQLLFQLSAFDPDEGENANLVYSIVENAPASTPISSFVYIDSKSGNIYAQRSFDYEQVQVLQVPVKVEDSGVPKMFSNTTIYIFILDTNDNAPAIFHPDLSLEDPIQRKIPKSSPPGYLVTKVTAVDADSGYNSWLSYNILDATDPSLFHVSAHTGEIRTIRAFQETDTPEQYLTVSVSDHGEPSLSATVILLVILEEGTVQENTKTSDFFHSSTSNADITMYLIISLVAISSVSFITFVILLVKCLKRDAHSPGWCCKNEYEPKYYSEPCQPTLHLNTDGTLKYMEVRMAQTDPQGQCYRSCFSTVSDKSDINFMRPLNFPQLKSLVNETEVLYPPLNETSQQAQPNADWRFSQAAQKPGPSGTQPTEEAGVWPNNQFETERLQAMILASANEAAEGTSGLGGGTGTMGLSARYGPQFTLQHVPDYRQNVYIPGSTLTPTNGGGKREGKGNKKKSSKKDKK
- the pcdhga3.L gene encoding protocadherin gamma subfamily A, 3 L homeolog isoform X17, producing the protein MLILNSARTWKWQVVQFVCLCSWGWVSGQLRYSVVEESDPGTFVGNVAQDLGLKITDVSRRKLRMGSEGSRKYFSVNWENGALTVNEKIDRESLCGSSTICSLPVEVVIEDPLQLHRLVVEILDINDNSPVFSTAQRTIKILELLANPGTRFPLESAHDLDAGVNGIKQYSLNPNPYFSLSVKKRSDGTLIPELLLEKNLDREEKGEHHLILTAVDGGSPPRSGTSQINVIVMDFNDNAPKFEKNSFKCTIRENVPLNTILLQLNATDNDEGANGEIEYSFDDHTSASIQRLFAINQKTGVISTIGPIDYEESSSFEIPVKARDKGVPELEGHCTIYVEVEDANDNSPEILITSLMKAVPEDTVVGTVVGLFNVKDRDSGQNGQVRLALPPNIPFKLKSFDDHYSLVTDRTLDREKVAQYIIELSASDLGDPPLHTQHKIILNIADVNDNCPTFTHATLSASIQENNEPGQLLFQLSAFDPDEGENANLVYSIVENAPASTPISSFVYIDSKSGNIYAQRSFDYEQVQVLQVPVKVEDSGVPKMFSNTTIYIFILDTNDNAPAIFHPDLSLEDPIQRKIPKSSPPGYLVTKVTAVDADSGYNSWLSYNILDATDPSLFHVSAHTGEIRTIRAFQETDTPEQYLTVSVSDHGEPSLSATVILLVILEEGTVQENTKTSDFFHSSTSNADITMYLIISLVAISSVSFITFVILLVKCLKRDAHSPGWCCKNEYEPKYYSEPCQPTLHLNTDGTLKYMEVRMAQTDPQGQCYRSCFSTVSDKSDINFMRPLNFPQLKSLVNETEVLYPPLNETSQAQPNADWRFSQAAQKPGPSGTQPTEEAGVWPNNQFETERLQAMILASANEAAEGTSGLGGGTGTMGLSARYGPQFTLQHVPDYRQNVYIPGSTLTPTNGGGKREGKGNKKKSSKKDKK